The Henckelia pumila isolate YLH828 chromosome 2, ASM3356847v2, whole genome shotgun sequence genome includes a window with the following:
- the LOC140884507 gene encoding protein transport protein Sec61 subunit gamma-1, whose product MDALDQVFDPLRDFAKDSVRLVKRCHKPDRKEFTKVATRTAIGFVVMGFVGFFVKLIFIPINNIIVGAS is encoded by the exons ATGGATGCTTTGGACCAGGTTTTCGATCCGCTCAGAGATTTCGCCAAGGATAGCGTTCGCCTTGTTAAGAGATGCCACAAGCCCGATCGCAAAG AATTCACGAAGGTAGCGACTCGTACGGCGATCGGGTTCGTGGTTATGGGATTCGTAGGCTTTTTCGTTAAATTGATCTTCATTCCTATCAACAACATCATCGTCGGTGCTTCTTAA
- the LOC140881338 gene encoding elongation factor 1-delta 1-like, whose amino-acid sequence MTSFNVSSDSGLKKFDEYLLSRSYITGYQASKDDLTVHASFVKPPPSDLVNVSRWYNHIEALLRISGVSGEGCGVTVEGSSPATKEAIATPPIADSKASAVEEEDDDDEVDLFGEETEEEKKAAEERAAAVKASGKKKESGKSSVLLDVKPWDDETDMKKLEEAVRSVQMEGLLWGASHLIPVGYGIKKLQIMMTIVDDLVSVDELIEERLTVEPISEFVQSCDIVAFNKI is encoded by the exons ATGACTTCGTTCAACGTTAGTTCGGACTCTGGCCTCAAGAAGTTTGATGAGTATCTTTTGTCTCGCAGTTATATAACTGG GTATCAAGCGTCAAAAGATGATCTCACTGTGCATGCTTCCTTTGTGAAGCCTCCACCATCTGACTTGGTGAATGTATCACGGTGGTACAACCATATTGAGGCGTTGCTGCGAATCTC TGGAGTTTCTGGTGAAGGATGTGGCGTGACTGTTGAAGGGTCGTCTCCAGCCACCAAGGAGGCAATTGCAACTCCTCCAATTGCAGACAGTAAG GCGTCAGCCGTCGAGGAGGAGGACGACGACGACGAGGTGGACTTGTTTGGTGAGGAAACCGAGGAAGAGAAGAAAGCCGCTGAAGAGCGTGCGGCAGCTGTGAAGGCATCTGGAAAGAAGAAAGAGT CTGGGAAGTCATCtgtcctgctggatgtgaaacCATGGGATGATGAAACAGACATGAAAAAGCTCGAGGAAGCTGTTAGAAGTGTGCAGATGGAAGGTCTACTCTGGGGAGCAT CTCATCTTATCCCTGTCGGATATGGTATAAAGAAGTTGCAGATTATGATGACCATTGTGGATGACTTAGTGTCTGTTGATGAGCTCATTGAGGAGCGCCTTACTGTGGAACCAATAAGTGAATTTGTTCAAAGTTGCGACATTGTGGCCTTCAATAAAATCT AG